A genomic window from Halorubrum trapanicum includes:
- a CDS encoding Cdc6/Cdc18 family protein — MNIDDRIERRLGYDAGMSVLADFEAVSPVRHVDSPVGRGPAIERLLDVFEPAFSGSLPPSVYVYGPKGSGKSAVVSALFDRLASHSGPRRAIQTTTRAVEPTIPGFVYVDARKASTRFRLYHAMLAAMSDDPVPDHGIGTEELADSLRDAMRTGPDLVVAVDHTNETETPTAATLIDWLNDVGDRVTPACIGRDPPDAIDWEPETTVEFAKYRRHVLVELLTSRCSTGLGREALSHDQIREIVEWAAGDAHDALAAVMGAAVNAERVGASTVRSGDVDAGIDGVPRPCVALGRVLALPESRQRLLYELAGLSEEERSTVGVATEAIAARPGVDLSASTVRRVLYELADAGLLERVTVHQSDGKGRPPSRLVPLFPTVVFRELFERRVRTG; from the coding sequence GTGAACATCGACGACCGGATCGAACGGCGGCTCGGCTACGACGCCGGCATGAGCGTTCTCGCCGACTTCGAAGCCGTCTCACCGGTCAGACACGTCGACTCGCCGGTCGGCCGCGGCCCGGCGATAGAGCGGCTCCTCGACGTGTTCGAGCCCGCCTTCTCCGGCTCGCTCCCGCCGAGCGTCTACGTGTACGGCCCGAAGGGGAGCGGGAAGTCGGCGGTCGTCTCCGCGCTGTTCGACCGGCTGGCGAGCCACAGCGGTCCGCGGCGCGCCATCCAGACGACGACGCGGGCGGTCGAGCCGACGATCCCCGGGTTCGTCTACGTCGACGCTCGGAAGGCGTCGACCCGATTCCGGCTGTACCACGCGATGCTGGCCGCGATGAGCGACGACCCCGTCCCGGACCACGGGATCGGGACCGAGGAGCTGGCCGACTCGCTGCGCGACGCGATGCGCACGGGCCCCGACCTCGTCGTCGCGGTCGACCACACGAACGAGACCGAGACGCCGACGGCGGCGACGCTGATCGACTGGCTGAACGACGTTGGCGATCGGGTCACGCCGGCCTGTATCGGCCGCGACCCGCCGGACGCGATCGACTGGGAGCCCGAGACGACCGTCGAGTTCGCGAAGTACCGCCGGCACGTGCTCGTCGAGCTGCTGACGAGCCGGTGTTCGACCGGGCTCGGCCGCGAAGCGCTCTCGCACGACCAGATCCGCGAGATCGTCGAGTGGGCCGCGGGCGACGCCCACGACGCGCTCGCCGCCGTAATGGGCGCGGCGGTCAACGCGGAGCGGGTGGGGGCGTCGACGGTCCGCTCCGGCGATGTCGACGCCGGTATCGACGGCGTGCCCCGCCCCTGCGTCGCGCTGGGGCGGGTGCTGGCGCTCCCCGAGAGCCGCCAGCGCCTCCTCTACGAGCTCGCCGGGCTCTCCGAGGAGGAGCGGTCGACGGTCGGCGTGGCGACCGAGGCCATCGCCGCCCGCCCGGGCGTCGACCTCTCGGCGTCGACGGTGCGGCGCGTGCTCTACGAGCTGGCCGACGCCGGCCTGCTCGAACGCGTCACCGTCCATCAGAGCGACGGCAAGGGGCGCCCCCCGAGCCGGCTCGTGCCGCTGTTCCCGACGGTCGTTTTCCGCGAGCTGTTCGAGCGACGCGTCCGGACCGGGTAG
- a CDS encoding methytransferase partner Trm112, translating into MKESLMDVICCPLDKAALELDVDDADDEEILAGTLTCTECGETYPIEDGIPNLLPPDMREEAAA; encoded by the coding sequence ATGAAGGAATCCCTGATGGACGTGATCTGCTGTCCGCTCGACAAGGCGGCCCTCGAACTCGACGTCGACGACGCGGACGACGAGGAGATCCTCGCCGGGACGCTCACCTGTACGGAGTGCGGCGAGACGTACCCCATCGAGGACGGGATCCCGAACCTCCTCCCGCCGGACATGCGCGAAGAGGCCGCGGCGTAG
- the glpB gene encoding glycerol-3-phosphate dehydrogenase subunit GlpB, whose translation MAITSDVLVVGGGLAAVTAAVSAAREGADVRLVSHKASTLRQASGLIDALGYVPATEPAKPLRDGPPTAGRELDPDEWPDPEGPLADPFEGIDRLPESHPYRVVGADALREGLDLFDDLVGDAYRGGHTDRNALVPTFGGAVKPTARYPAAAEAGLASDDRPMLVVGFRSLTEYDARAFAGRLEAAGVPFDVAGAEVEFAEAFRADAKITRLAKALDHDEEIDGTPAREALAKAVSPHLHDVVDESGGVDRVERVGFPAFLGDDEGDEVRAELADRLGADVFEIPMGPPSLPGLRLEDRLFDALDAEGVRFETGNPVVGVESASDGRVEAVAVDRKGRTAPYGADAFVLATGGLVGKGLDSDREGVREPVFDLHVEQPDDRYEWFVDDAFGDQPYARFGVRPDERCRPTDADGAVEYENVFAAGGVVGGADAAREKSASGVSLATGLVAGRQAATEANQ comes from the coding sequence ATGGCGATAACCAGCGACGTCCTCGTGGTCGGCGGCGGCCTCGCCGCGGTCACGGCGGCGGTGTCGGCGGCCCGCGAGGGCGCGGACGTGCGGCTCGTCTCCCACAAGGCGAGCACGCTGCGGCAGGCCTCGGGACTGATCGACGCGCTCGGCTACGTCCCGGCGACCGAGCCCGCGAAGCCGCTGCGCGACGGGCCGCCGACCGCCGGCCGCGAGCTCGACCCCGACGAGTGGCCCGACCCGGAGGGGCCGCTCGCGGACCCGTTCGAGGGGATCGACCGGCTCCCCGAGAGCCATCCCTACCGGGTCGTCGGCGCCGACGCGCTCCGCGAGGGGCTCGACCTGTTCGACGACCTCGTCGGCGACGCGTACCGCGGCGGCCACACCGACCGCAACGCGCTCGTACCGACGTTCGGCGGCGCGGTGAAGCCGACGGCGCGGTACCCCGCGGCCGCCGAGGCCGGACTCGCCAGCGACGACCGGCCGATGCTGGTCGTCGGCTTCCGGTCGCTCACGGAGTACGACGCGCGCGCGTTCGCGGGGCGGCTGGAGGCCGCGGGCGTCCCGTTTGACGTCGCCGGCGCCGAGGTGGAGTTCGCCGAGGCGTTCCGCGCCGACGCGAAGATCACTCGGCTCGCGAAGGCGCTCGACCACGACGAGGAGATAGACGGCACGCCGGCCCGCGAGGCGCTCGCGAAGGCGGTCTCGCCGCACCTCCACGACGTGGTCGACGAGTCGGGCGGCGTCGACCGCGTCGAGCGCGTCGGCTTCCCGGCGTTCCTCGGCGACGACGAGGGCGACGAGGTCCGCGCGGAGCTCGCCGACCGCCTCGGCGCCGACGTCTTCGAGATTCCGATGGGCCCGCCGAGCCTCCCCGGCCTCCGCCTGGAGGACCGGCTGTTCGACGCGCTCGACGCCGAGGGCGTCCGGTTCGAGACCGGCAACCCCGTGGTCGGCGTCGAGTCCGCGAGCGACGGCCGGGTCGAGGCGGTCGCGGTCGACCGGAAGGGGCGGACGGCGCCGTACGGCGCGGACGCGTTCGTGCTGGCGACCGGCGGCCTCGTCGGGAAGGGGCTCGACTCCGACCGCGAGGGCGTCCGGGAGCCGGTGTTCGACCTCCACGTCGAACAGCCCGACGACCGGTACGAGTGGTTCGTCGACGACGCGTTCGGCGACCAGCCGTACGCGCGCTTCGGCGTCCGGCCCGACGAGCGGTGTCGGCCCACGGACGCCGACGGGGCGGTAGAGTACGAGAACGTGTTCGCGGCCGGCGGCGTCGTCGGCGGGGCGGACGCGGCGAGAGAGAAGTCCGCGAGCGGGGTGTCGCTCGCGACCGGCCTCGTGGCCGGGCGGCAGGCGGCGACGGAGGCGAACCAATGA
- a CDS encoding HAD-IIB family hydrolase, whose amino-acid sequence MVPPLALDIDGTLTTPTGRIDPRAFELLPDWDAPIVFATGKAFPYPVALAHFLGREETVIAENGGVAYVDGETTLVGDPDAARAVVEAFRERGGEVGWGDGDTVNRWRETEVAVSPDADEALLREVAAAVDDVEVVDTGYAFHVKSTGVSKGRALRVVADALGLAADEFVAVGDSENDVSTFGVAGESYAVANADAAAREAADAVLDEGFMDGTVSVLERLRERGE is encoded by the coding sequence ATGGTTCCGCCCCTCGCGCTCGACATCGACGGCACGCTGACGACGCCGACCGGTCGGATCGACCCGCGAGCCTTCGAGCTGCTGCCGGACTGGGACGCGCCGATAGTCTTCGCCACCGGGAAGGCGTTCCCGTACCCGGTCGCGCTCGCGCACTTCCTCGGCCGCGAGGAGACGGTGATCGCGGAGAACGGGGGCGTCGCGTACGTCGACGGCGAGACGACGCTCGTCGGCGACCCGGACGCAGCCCGGGCCGTCGTCGAGGCGTTCCGCGAGCGCGGCGGCGAGGTCGGCTGGGGCGACGGCGACACGGTGAACCGCTGGCGCGAGACGGAGGTCGCGGTCTCGCCCGACGCCGACGAGGCCCTGCTCCGCGAGGTCGCCGCGGCCGTCGACGACGTGGAGGTCGTCGACACCGGCTACGCCTTCCACGTCAAGTCGACGGGCGTGAGCAAGGGGCGGGCGCTCCGCGTCGTCGCCGACGCGCTCGGTCTCGCGGCCGACGAGTTCGTCGCGGTCGGCGACAGCGAGAACGACGTCTCGACGTTCGGCGTCGCCGGCGAGTCCTACGCGGTCGCCAACGCGGACGCCGCCGCGCGCGAGGCCGCCGACGCGGTGCTCGACGAGGGGTTCATGGACGGGACGGTCTCGGTGCTCGAAAGACTGCGCGAGCGCGGCGAGTAG
- a CDS encoding winged helix-turn-helix domain-containing protein, which yields MTTDDSPTEPGDDPEESPTDRTREELRKTKERLGEGADRAVKGFDDNVVDLLAWLLDTETRARIYVYLRDNPHSTSDEVADGTGLYPSTVREALAELHDEGTVERGKRKAEGAGNNPYEYEAIAPSELVRTVVGDVQAELNAVFNLDRRLGGESPDGDTEPVQISVDGEDGDGVDDEASDGDEAEGGEDTGGDEADSDDDADGDDADGDEPTN from the coding sequence ATGACCACGGACGATTCACCGACCGAGCCGGGAGACGACCCGGAGGAGTCGCCGACGGACCGGACCCGCGAGGAGCTTCGGAAGACGAAAGAGCGGCTCGGCGAGGGCGCGGACAGGGCGGTGAAGGGGTTCGACGACAACGTCGTCGACCTGCTCGCGTGGCTGCTCGACACCGAGACCCGCGCGCGCATCTACGTCTACCTCCGCGATAACCCCCACAGCACGAGCGACGAGGTCGCCGACGGCACGGGGCTGTACCCCAGCACCGTCCGCGAGGCGCTCGCCGAGCTCCACGACGAGGGGACCGTCGAGCGCGGCAAGCGGAAGGCGGAGGGGGCGGGCAACAACCCCTACGAGTACGAGGCCATCGCGCCGAGCGAACTGGTCCGCACCGTCGTCGGCGACGTCCAGGCCGAGCTGAACGCCGTCTTCAACCTCGACCGCCGGCTCGGCGGCGAGTCGCCCGACGGCGACACCGAACCGGTCCAGATATCCGTCGACGGCGAGGACGGCGACGGCGTCGACGACGAGGCATCTGACGGAGATGAAGCCGAAGGCGGCGAAGACACCGGAGGCGACGAAGCGGACAGTGACGACGACGCGGACGGTGACGACGCGGACGGCGACGAGCCGACGAACTGA
- a CDS encoding phosphopantetheine adenylyltransferase, which yields MNVALGGTFDPVHDGHRKLFERAFELGDVTVGLTSDDLAPETRHVERYVRPYDRRERDLEAELAPRAEAHGREYEIRELTEPTGIAVEPEFDALIVSPETKAGGERINEIRAERGRDPLDLVVVDHVIAEDGERISSTRIVAGEIDEHGNLTPDREGRGATRPE from the coding sequence ATGAACGTCGCGCTGGGGGGTACGTTCGATCCCGTTCACGACGGCCACCGCAAGCTGTTCGAACGGGCGTTCGAGCTGGGTGACGTCACGGTCGGGCTCACCTCCGACGACTTGGCGCCGGAGACCCGACACGTCGAGCGGTACGTCCGCCCCTACGACCGGCGCGAGCGCGACCTGGAGGCGGAGCTGGCCCCGCGGGCCGAAGCGCACGGGCGCGAGTACGAGATCCGCGAACTGACGGAGCCGACCGGCATCGCGGTCGAACCGGAGTTCGACGCGCTGATCGTCTCCCCCGAGACGAAGGCCGGCGGCGAGCGGATCAACGAGATCCGCGCCGAGCGCGGCCGCGACCCGCTCGATCTGGTCGTCGTCGACCACGTGATCGCCGAGGACGGCGAGCGCATCTCCTCGACGCGGATCGTCGCGGGCGAGATCGACGAACACGGTAACCTCACCCCCGACCGCGAGGGGCGGGGCGCGACGCGACCGGAATGA
- a CDS encoding FAD-dependent oxidoreductase, whose translation MSDPFVVVGADAAGLSAASKFRREAPDREVVVFEKGRWISYAYCGMPYFIAGYVDRMSNLLSLSPSDVDERGIDLRRGSEVVAVDPDAKRVTVETADGDRFEQAYGDLLVATGARATTGPFDVRGVDGAFTLHDMDAAAAIDAYVADPDAYDPERADVSAVDRERVERNAAMPAPETAAVVGGGYVGVEVAEALTERGLDVHVFHRSGHLLSPFGETVGNRVEAALEAEDVTVHTDSPVEALVGDDRIEAVEVGGDLDGTVPERFPVDMAVVGVGIRPNTDLLDGTGVDLGPGDAVRVDDRGRTSLPDVYAAGDCATARHAVTGEPDWLPLGLTANRAGRAIGATVAGDPTPVGDIAGTAAVKAFDAEAARVGLLDPEKAEAAGFDPVDETVTAGSRSGYYPGAAETDVTLVADRDTGRLLGGSIVGTDRAAVRIDTLATAIEADMTVPEVERLDLAYAPPFSPVWDPILVAAKVLNGKLNE comes from the coding sequence ATGAGCGATCCGTTCGTGGTCGTCGGCGCCGACGCGGCGGGGTTGAGCGCGGCCAGCAAGTTCCGGCGCGAGGCGCCCGACCGCGAGGTCGTCGTCTTCGAGAAGGGCCGGTGGATCTCGTACGCCTACTGCGGGATGCCGTACTTCATCGCGGGCTACGTCGACCGCATGTCGAACCTCCTCTCGCTGTCGCCGAGCGACGTCGACGAGCGGGGGATCGACCTCCGTCGGGGTAGCGAGGTCGTCGCCGTCGACCCCGACGCGAAGCGCGTCACCGTCGAGACGGCCGACGGCGACCGCTTCGAGCAGGCGTACGGCGACCTGCTCGTCGCCACCGGCGCGCGCGCGACGACCGGTCCCTTCGACGTGCGCGGCGTCGACGGCGCGTTCACGCTCCACGACATGGACGCGGCCGCCGCCATCGACGCGTACGTCGCCGATCCGGACGCCTACGACCCCGAGCGCGCGGACGTGAGCGCGGTCGACCGCGAGCGCGTCGAGCGCAACGCCGCGATGCCGGCGCCCGAGACCGCCGCGGTCGTCGGCGGCGGGTACGTCGGCGTCGAGGTCGCGGAGGCGCTGACCGAGCGCGGGCTGGACGTCCACGTGTTCCACCGCTCCGGCCACCTCCTCTCGCCGTTCGGCGAGACTGTCGGGAACCGCGTCGAGGCGGCCCTCGAAGCCGAGGACGTCACGGTTCACACCGACTCGCCGGTCGAGGCGCTCGTCGGCGACGACCGGATCGAGGCGGTCGAGGTCGGGGGCGACCTCGACGGGACCGTTCCCGAGCGCTTCCCGGTCGATATGGCCGTCGTCGGCGTCGGCATCCGGCCGAACACCGACCTCCTCGACGGCACCGGCGTCGACCTCGGACCGGGCGACGCGGTCCGCGTCGACGACCGCGGCCGCACCAGCCTCCCGGACGTGTACGCCGCGGGCGACTGCGCGACCGCCCGCCACGCGGTGACCGGAGAGCCCGACTGGCTCCCGCTCGGCCTCACCGCGAACCGTGCCGGGCGCGCCATCGGTGCGACCGTCGCCGGCGACCCGACGCCCGTCGGCGACATCGCGGGCACCGCGGCCGTGAAGGCGTTCGACGCCGAGGCCGCCCGTGTCGGGCTACTCGACCCCGAGAAGGCCGAGGCGGCCGGCTTCGACCCGGTGGACGAGACGGTGACCGCCGGCTCGCGCTCCGGCTACTACCCGGGCGCGGCCGAAACCGACGTGACCCTCGTCGCCGACCGGGACACCGGGCGTCTGCTCGGCGGGAGCATCGTCGGCACCGACCGGGCCGCGGTCCGGATCGACACGCTCGCGACCGCGATCGAGGCGGACATGACCGTCCCCGAGGTCGAGCGCTTGGACCTCGCGTACGCGCCGCCGTTCAGTCCGGTGTGGGACCCGATACTCGTCGCCGCGAAGGTGCTGAACGGGAAGCTCAACGAGTGA
- the glpA gene encoding anaerobic glycerol-3-phosphate dehydrogenase subunit GlpA, with product MDRQVDVVVVGGGSTGCGVVRDLARRGLDTVLVEKGNLTHGTTGRMHGLLHSGGRYAVSDRKSAKECIEENMVLRDIAGHCVEETGGLFVKRPEDSEEYFQEKLEGCKACDIPVEVIDGEEARRREPYLARDVEKAIALPDGAVDPFRLCVSNAADAREHGARVETHAPVTDVLVEDGEVVGVEIEHETGPGKRVHREPGTTEEIRARHVVNATGAWAGNVGEMAGVDVEVRPSKGVMTVMNTRQVDTVINRCRPKGDADIIVPHETACILGTTDEEVDDPEDYPEEEWEVDLMIETLSELVPALEDARTLRSFWGVRPLYEPPGTGTEDPTDITRDYFLLDHGDRDDLPGMTTIVGGKLTTYRMMAESISDHVCETLGHEATCDTAEAPLPGSESEARMEELMDEFGLRSPVARRSGQRLGSRADDVLDEYDPNPIVCNCESVTRAEVQDAIGEAGSDLNAVRLRTRASMGNCQGGFCTHRIAAELAEEYPEPVVRDAEDELYQERWKGQRHALWGEQLSQAMLNHMLHATTMNRDGDPANLDGEVDFAAFDAGADDGAADADGSGGEAGTAATDGGRADDDAATDGGRADDDATTDGGR from the coding sequence ATGGACAGACAAGTGGACGTCGTCGTCGTCGGTGGGGGGTCGACGGGGTGCGGCGTCGTCAGGGACCTGGCGCGGCGCGGGCTCGATACGGTCCTCGTCGAGAAGGGGAACCTGACGCACGGCACGACCGGACGGATGCACGGCCTCCTCCACAGCGGGGGCCGCTACGCGGTCTCGGACCGGAAGAGCGCGAAGGAGTGTATCGAGGAGAACATGGTCCTCCGCGACATCGCGGGTCACTGCGTCGAGGAGACCGGCGGGCTGTTCGTCAAGCGACCGGAGGACTCCGAGGAGTACTTCCAGGAGAAGCTGGAGGGGTGTAAGGCGTGTGACATCCCGGTCGAGGTGATCGACGGCGAGGAGGCGCGGCGCCGCGAGCCGTACCTCGCGCGCGACGTGGAGAAGGCGATCGCCTTACCCGACGGCGCGGTCGACCCCTTCCGCCTCTGCGTCTCCAACGCCGCCGACGCCCGCGAGCACGGCGCGCGGGTCGAGACGCACGCCCCGGTGACCGACGTGCTCGTCGAGGACGGCGAGGTCGTCGGCGTCGAGATCGAACACGAGACCGGCCCCGGGAAACGCGTCCATCGCGAGCCCGGGACGACCGAGGAGATCCGCGCGCGCCACGTGGTCAACGCGACCGGCGCGTGGGCGGGCAACGTCGGCGAGATGGCCGGCGTCGACGTGGAGGTCCGCCCCTCGAAGGGCGTGATGACGGTGATGAACACCCGGCAGGTCGACACCGTGATCAACCGGTGCCGGCCGAAGGGCGACGCAGACATCATCGTCCCCCACGAGACGGCCTGTATCCTCGGTACGACCGACGAGGAGGTCGACGACCCCGAGGACTACCCCGAGGAGGAGTGGGAGGTCGACCTGATGATCGAGACGCTCTCGGAGCTCGTGCCCGCCCTCGAAGACGCCCGGACGCTCCGCTCGTTCTGGGGCGTCCGCCCCCTCTACGAGCCCCCGGGAACGGGCACCGAGGACCCGACGGACATCACGCGCGACTACTTCCTCCTCGACCACGGCGACCGCGACGACCTCCCGGGGATGACCACCATCGTCGGCGGGAAGCTCACCACCTACCGGATGATGGCCGAGTCCATCTCGGACCACGTCTGCGAGACGCTCGGCCACGAGGCGACCTGCGACACCGCCGAGGCGCCGCTGCCGGGCTCGGAGAGCGAGGCGCGCATGGAGGAGCTGATGGACGAGTTCGGCCTCCGCTCGCCGGTCGCACGGCGCTCGGGCCAGCGGCTCGGCTCCCGGGCCGACGACGTGCTCGACGAGTACGACCCGAACCCGATCGTCTGTAACTGCGAGAGCGTGACGCGCGCCGAAGTTCAGGACGCGATCGGCGAGGCCGGCTCCGACCTCAACGCGGTCCGCCTGCGGACCCGCGCCTCGATGGGGAACTGCCAGGGCGGCTTCTGTACGCACCGGATCGCCGCGGAGCTGGCCGAGGAGTATCCCGAGCCGGTCGTCCGCGACGCCGAGGACGAGCTGTATCAGGAGCGGTGGAAGGGTCAGCGCCACGCGCTGTGGGGCGAGCAGCTCTCGCAGGCGATGCTGAACCACATGCTCCACGCGACGACGATGAACCGCGACGGCGACCCCGCGAACCTCGACGGCGAGGTCGACTTCGCTGCGTTCGACGCGGGCGCCGACGATGGTGCGGCCGACGCCGACGGTTCGGGAGGAGAAGCGGGGACCGCGGCCACCGACGGGGGTCGCGCAGATGACGACGCGGCCACCGACGGGGGTCGCGCAGATGACGACGCGACCACCGACGGGGGGCGCTGA
- the glpK gene encoding glycerol kinase GlpK, with amino-acid sequence MTQYVGAIDQGTTGTRFMVFDHEGQVVANAYEQHEQIYPNPGWVEHDPMEIWENTQQVVLDGLADAGLEADQLEAIGITNQRETTIVWDKDSGRPVHNALVWQDRRTTDRVEELQEADKIEEIREKTGLEADAYFSATKTEWILDNAEPLKMQSSRGGDLRDRARAGELVMGTIDSWLIYNLTGNHITDVTNASRTMLYNIRDLEWDDELLDEFDVPKEMVPEVRPSSDEDYYGHTDPDGFLGEEVPVAGALGDQQAALFGQTCFDEGDAKNTYGTGSFYLMNTGNEAVESDHGLLTTIGFQMSGEPVQYALEGSIFITGAAIEWLEDVDLINNAAQTAELARSVDSTDGVYMVPAFTGLGAPHWDGRARGTIVGMTRGTSKEHIVRATLESIAYQTRDIAEAMEADSGVETTSLRVDGGAVKNNFLCQLQSDIIQTEIARPEVDETTALGSAYAAGLAVGYWDNVDELRDNWQIDREFTPEKDQAEVDKLYSRWDDAVERSKNWAIDEEDE; translated from the coding sequence ATGACACAGTACGTCGGTGCGATAGACCAGGGGACGACCGGCACCCGATTCATGGTGTTCGACCATGAGGGCCAGGTCGTCGCGAACGCCTACGAACAGCACGAACAGATCTACCCGAACCCGGGCTGGGTCGAACACGACCCGATGGAGATCTGGGAGAACACCCAGCAGGTCGTCCTCGACGGCCTCGCGGACGCCGGGCTGGAGGCGGACCAGCTCGAAGCGATCGGCATCACCAACCAGCGCGAGACGACCATCGTCTGGGACAAAGACTCCGGGCGACCGGTCCACAACGCCCTCGTGTGGCAGGACCGGCGGACGACCGACCGCGTCGAGGAGCTCCAGGAGGCGGACAAGATCGAGGAGATCCGCGAGAAGACCGGCCTCGAGGCCGACGCGTACTTCTCCGCGACCAAGACCGAGTGGATCCTCGACAACGCGGAGCCGCTCAAGATGCAGAGTTCCCGCGGGGGCGACCTCCGCGACCGCGCCCGCGCCGGCGAGCTGGTGATGGGCACCATCGACTCGTGGCTCATCTACAACCTGACGGGCAACCACATCACTGACGTCACCAACGCCTCCCGGACGATGCTGTACAACATCCGGGACCTGGAGTGGGACGACGAGCTGCTCGACGAGTTCGACGTACCGAAGGAGATGGTGCCCGAGGTGCGCCCCTCCTCAGACGAGGACTACTACGGTCACACGGACCCCGACGGCTTCCTCGGCGAGGAGGTGCCCGTCGCGGGCGCGCTCGGCGACCAGCAGGCCGCGCTGTTCGGCCAGACCTGTTTCGACGAGGGCGACGCGAAGAACACCTACGGCACGGGCTCCTTTTACCTGATGAACACGGGCAACGAGGCCGTCGAGTCCGACCACGGGCTCCTCACCACGATCGGCTTCCAGATGTCCGGCGAGCCCGTCCAGTACGCGCTGGAAGGCTCGATCTTCATCACCGGCGCCGCGATCGAGTGGCTCGAGGACGTCGACCTGATCAACAACGCGGCCCAGACCGCGGAGCTGGCGCGCTCGGTCGACTCGACCGACGGCGTCTACATGGTCCCGGCGTTCACGGGCCTCGGCGCCCCGCACTGGGACGGCCGCGCCCGCGGCACCATCGTCGGGATGACCCGCGGCACGAGCAAGGAGCACATCGTGCGGGCGACGCTCGAATCGATCGCCTACCAGACCCGCGACATCGCCGAGGCCATGGAGGCCGACTCCGGCGTGGAGACGACGAGCCTCCGCGTCGACGGCGGCGCGGTGAAGAACAACTTCCTCTGTCAGCTCCAGTCCGACATCATCCAGACCGAGATCGCGCGGCCTGAGGTCGACGAGACGACCGCGCTCGGCTCGGCGTACGCCGCCGGGCTCGCGGTCGGCTACTGGGACAACGTCGACGAGCTGCGCGACAACTGGCAGATCGACCGCGAGTTCACGCCCGAGAAGGACCAGGCGGAGGTCGACAAGCTGTACAGCCGCTGGGACGACGCGGTCGAGCGCTCGAAGAACTGGGCGATCGACGAGGAGGACGAGTAA
- a CDS encoding RPA12/RPB9/RPC11 RNA polymerase family protein, which yields MRFCDECGSTMYAKGDAWVCRSCDSEEPRDSGDEAAMATRDAQRDDGAPAVADATDGSAETTREPCPADGCDGDRARYEMLPKPGGSYEVRLFTCVECGHKWRES from the coding sequence ATGCGGTTCTGTGACGAGTGCGGGTCGACGATGTACGCCAAGGGGGACGCGTGGGTGTGTCGCTCCTGCGACAGCGAGGAGCCGCGTGACTCGGGAGACGAGGCGGCGATGGCGACGCGGGACGCGCAACGGGACGACGGGGCGCCCGCCGTGGCCGACGCGACGGACGGCTCCGCCGAGACGACGCGGGAGCCCTGTCCGGCGGACGGCTGCGACGGCGACCGGGCCCGCTACGAGATGCTGCCGAAGCCGGGGGGCTCCTACGAGGTCCGATTGTTCACCTGCGTCGAGTGCGGCCACAAGTGGCGCGAGTCCTGA
- a CDS encoding RNA-binding protein: MPKVPFHYVDLRAFSYATEDVKRVEQALFSLLPDDVELERVENVGHHGDRIVVLSARVERADEMRHVLDRLSELEDLDRVLDELDERVDDNCALFLRLDKQAAFRDEVRLGPGLTVRTKVEAYPAKKEKAVANARETLSRLADED, translated from the coding sequence ATGCCGAAAGTCCCCTTCCACTACGTCGACCTCCGCGCGTTCTCGTACGCCACTGAGGACGTGAAACGCGTCGAGCAGGCGCTGTTCTCCCTGCTGCCCGACGACGTCGAGCTCGAACGCGTCGAGAACGTGGGGCATCACGGGGACCGGATCGTCGTCCTCTCGGCGCGCGTCGAGCGGGCCGACGAGATGCGACACGTGCTCGACCGGCTCTCCGAGCTGGAGGACCTCGACCGCGTTCTCGACGAGCTCGACGAGCGCGTCGACGACAACTGCGCGCTGTTCCTCCGCCTCGACAAGCAGGCGGCGTTCCGCGACGAGGTCCGGCTCGGCCCGGGGCTCACCGTCCGCACGAAGGTGGAGGCGTACCCGGCGAAAAAGGAGAAGGCGGTCGCGAACGCCCGCGAGACGCTCTCGCGGCTCGCGGACGAGGACTGA
- a CDS encoding ribonuclease P protein component 4 encodes MGIPSERIERLFALAREAVVDDEYDRAREYVARARRIAERNRCGVPSELSRRACDDCAVYLRPGRTSRVRTRPGRVVVRCLECGATARYPYGGE; translated from the coding sequence ATGGGCATCCCGTCGGAGCGGATCGAGCGGCTGTTCGCCCTCGCCCGCGAGGCGGTCGTCGACGACGAGTACGACCGCGCCCGCGAGTACGTCGCCCGCGCCCGCCGCATCGCCGAGCGCAACCGCTGTGGCGTTCCCTCCGAGCTCTCCAGGCGCGCCTGCGACGACTGCGCCGTCTACCTCCGGCCCGGAAGGACGAGCCGCGTCCGGACGCGACCCGGTCGCGTGGTCGTCCGCTGCCTGGAGTGCGGGGCGACGGCGCGGTACCCCTACGGCGGGGAGTGA